The Gillisia sp. Hel_I_86 genome has a segment encoding these proteins:
- a CDS encoding LysM peptidoglycan-binding domain-containing protein — MRFVIIICLFFQVLTTNAFGQAYQYHTVAAGETVYSISKKYDISQETLLKLNPEAKEGLQVNAKLVIPMSLEQSETAVKKAVSFNSHKVQKKETLYSLSKQYGVSVEDIKKYNKQLYSKELQNGETIQIPVFVIEETAPGKVIISERKERPAPGKVIIEERNPDGTNSRSSAQTKPSAQTGQTREHIILPKETKYGIARKYGMTVKELDELNPRAGVLQPGTMIRVNTDVLDQPVIITNDAYEFYEVQPQETMYGLTRRFQIDDDSLIALNPALKDGLKWGMILKVPTKDAKGNKLEDIADLGENPLPASEMSKMDLSKNIKNYDTKNLVLMLPYNLSKINNDSISNAKELIKKDRVLRISLDFYSGALMAIERAKELGISTNLRVYDTQNSSGKVSQTIAANDFRNVDAVIGPLLQATSEEAASSLMKLRVPVISPMTNRELRAIPNLYQSRPSDDMLREAMIVYLQNNSQGKNVIIVADGASSAIKAKLVGSLPSARILNPQSNNITEGTLASVLDKSRENWVILESENIALLGSATSALNRLARNNRITLFTTYKNNTFESDVVNNEHLGELTFHFPSEYKEFDESVADSFVDAYKAKYGYVPNKYTVRGYDLTLDVLLRLAAMGTIEESVNANIITEYVENKFLYKPKTNGGFYNDAIYIMQMNKDLSLSIAK; from the coding sequence ATGAGGTTTGTAATTATTATTTGCTTGTTCTTTCAAGTTCTTACCACTAATGCCTTTGGTCAGGCATATCAATATCATACCGTTGCCGCTGGGGAAACCGTATACAGTATCTCCAAAAAATACGATATAAGCCAAGAAACACTGCTTAAACTAAATCCTGAAGCCAAGGAAGGTTTGCAAGTAAATGCAAAGTTGGTAATTCCTATGTCTTTGGAACAAAGTGAAACCGCTGTAAAAAAAGCTGTGAGTTTTAATTCGCATAAAGTTCAGAAAAAAGAAACTTTATATAGTCTCTCCAAGCAATATGGAGTGAGTGTGGAAGATATCAAGAAATACAACAAGCAATTATATTCAAAAGAACTACAGAATGGGGAAACCATCCAAATTCCGGTATTTGTAATTGAAGAAACTGCTCCCGGAAAAGTGATAATTTCTGAAAGAAAAGAAAGACCGGCTCCCGGGAAAGTTATAATTGAGGAGAGAAATCCAGATGGTACCAATTCCAGATCTAGTGCTCAAACAAAACCTTCTGCACAAACGGGGCAAACAAGGGAACATATTATTCTTCCCAAAGAAACCAAATATGGGATCGCCCGCAAATATGGGATGACCGTAAAGGAATTGGATGAACTTAATCCAAGGGCTGGAGTTTTACAGCCGGGAACAATGATTAGGGTGAATACAGATGTACTGGATCAGCCTGTAATTATAACCAATGATGCCTATGAGTTTTACGAAGTGCAACCACAGGAGACCATGTATGGTCTTACCAGAAGGTTTCAAATAGACGACGATTCTTTAATCGCCTTGAATCCAGCCTTAAAAGATGGGTTAAAATGGGGGATGATCCTTAAAGTGCCAACCAAAGATGCTAAAGGAAATAAATTGGAGGATATAGCGGATTTAGGCGAAAACCCATTGCCAGCTTCAGAAATGTCTAAAATGGATCTTTCCAAAAACATCAAAAACTACGATACAAAGAACCTGGTTTTGATGCTTCCTTATAACCTCAGCAAAATTAATAACGATTCTATTTCCAATGCTAAAGAGCTAATTAAAAAGGATCGAGTATTGCGTATCTCTTTAGACTTTTATAGTGGTGCTTTAATGGCAATAGAACGAGCTAAGGAATTGGGGATCTCTACAAACCTTCGTGTTTATGATACTCAGAATAGCTCGGGAAAAGTGTCACAAACGATTGCTGCCAACGATTTTAGAAATGTAGATGCGGTTATTGGCCCGCTTTTGCAAGCAACATCAGAGGAAGCTGCATCCAGTTTGATGAAATTAAGGGTGCCTGTGATCTCACCGATGACCAATAGGGAGTTAAGGGCGATCCCGAATTTATACCAATCCCGGCCAAGTGATGATATGTTGCGGGAGGCAATGATCGTTTACCTTCAGAATAATTCTCAAGGAAAGAATGTAATTATAGTGGCAGATGGAGCTTCTTCTGCTATAAAAGCAAAATTAGTGGGTTCCTTGCCTAGTGCACGAATCCTAAACCCACAATCAAATAATATTACAGAAGGTACTTTAGCATCTGTACTGGATAAATCCCGTGAAAACTGGGTGATCTTGGAATCTGAAAATATTGCTTTGCTTGGAAGTGCAACTTCAGCATTAAATAGATTGGCAAGAAATAATAGGATTACGCTGTTTACTACCTATAAAAACAACACTTTTGAAAGTGATGTAGTCAATAATGAACATTTAGGAGAACTGACGTTCCATTTTCCTTCGGAATATAAAGAATTTGACGAATCTGTAGCCGATAGTTTTGTAGATGCCTATAAAGCTAAATATGGATATGTTCCAAATAAATATACCGTTCGTGGCTATGACCTTACGTTGGATGTCTTACTAAGACTTGCAGCAATGGGAACTATAGAAGAATCTGTAAATGCCAATATTATCACAGAATATGTTGAGAATAAATTCCTTTATAAGCCTAAAACCAATGGCGGTTTTTATAATGATGCGATCTATATTATGCAGATGAATAAAGATCTTAGCCTTAGCATTGCCAAATAA
- a CDS encoding OsmC family protein yields the protein MTSKVIYKGDLRTECEHIQSSNKFITDAPLDNNGKGEAFSPTDTVATALASCMLTIMGIKANEHELDIKGTFAEVTKHMEANPRRISKIDVLVNVKGELTDRDKTLLENSARTCPVIQSIHPDIIKNITFNY from the coding sequence ATGACTTCAAAAGTGATTTATAAAGGGGATCTCCGAACAGAATGTGAGCATATCCAGAGCAGCAATAAATTTATTACCGATGCCCCTTTGGACAATAATGGAAAGGGAGAAGCATTTTCTCCAACAGATACCGTAGCTACTGCCTTGGCCTCGTGCATGCTTACAATCATGGGAATTAAAGCCAATGAGCATGAGCTGGATATAAAAGGAACTTTTGCAGAGGTTACCAAACACATGGAGGCTAATCCCAGAAGAATCTCTAAAATAGATGTTCTTGTAAATGTAAAAGGAGAATTAACCGATAGGGATAAAACCTTGCTGGAGAATTCTGCTAGAACATGCCCGGTGATCCAAAGTATTCATCCAGATATCATTAAAAACATCACTTTTAACTATTAA
- a CDS encoding DUF922 domain-containing protein, which translates to MKIFYSILFLTISGPAFAQTGDLKIYWSEATLLSWEDFQGVPLEKTLFHANTNTGLSYSWGLKGTVQRMELDYKVEAFFYPAQSWVQPASKNGYLLKHEQLHFDISELHARKLRKILASVDGTKLNKDSRDYLNTFYEKIDKERSAMQNAFDKETNHSLNEEAELGWRHFVEEELNKFEDFSS; encoded by the coding sequence TTGAAGATTTTTTACTCCATATTGTTTTTAACTATTTCGGGACCTGCTTTTGCACAAACTGGGGATTTAAAAATTTATTGGAGCGAAGCAACTCTTTTGTCATGGGAAGATTTTCAGGGAGTACCTCTTGAAAAAACACTTTTTCATGCTAATACCAATACAGGTCTTTCTTACTCGTGGGGCTTAAAAGGAACGGTGCAGAGAATGGAGCTGGACTATAAAGTGGAAGCCTTTTTTTATCCAGCACAAAGTTGGGTGCAGCCAGCTTCAAAAAACGGGTATTTGCTGAAGCATGAACAGCTTCACTTCGATATATCAGAACTACATGCCCGAAAATTGAGAAAAATATTGGCTAGTGTAGATGGAACTAAACTCAATAAAGATTCCCGGGATTATCTGAATACATTCTATGAGAAAATAGATAAGGAGCGTAGTGCTATGCAAAACGCCTTCGATAAGGAGACCAATCACAGTTTAAACGAAGAAGCAGAACTTGGATGGCGGCATTTTGTTGAAGAGGAGTTGAATAAGTTTGAAGACTTTAGCTCTTAA
- a CDS encoding NAD(P)H-dependent flavin oxidoreductase, with protein MQNRITQLFNIKYPLIQAGMIWASGWKLASAVSNNGGLGIIGAGSMYPEILREHIQKCKKATNKSFAVNVPMLYPDIDKIIKIIIEEGVQIVFTSAGNPKTWTKHLQDHGIKVVHVVSSVKFALKSQEAGVDAVVAEGFEAGGHNGRDETTTFTLIPMVKEQLEIPLIAAGGIATGRGMLAAMVLGADGVQIGSRFVASNEASSHPNFKNKVVEAKEGDTQLTLKELAPVRMLKNKFFNEIQALYQTAPTKEELISLLGRARAKKGMFEGDLDDGELEIGQISGLIHDIKPAGEIIQEIISEFETAKQEVASF; from the coding sequence ATGCAGAATAGAATTACCCAACTCTTCAATATAAAATACCCTTTAATTCAGGCAGGAATGATCTGGGCAAGTGGATGGAAACTGGCAAGCGCAGTAAGCAACAATGGCGGATTGGGAATAATCGGGGCAGGTTCTATGTACCCGGAAATCCTTAGAGAACATATCCAGAAATGCAAAAAAGCCACCAACAAGTCATTTGCCGTTAATGTGCCTATGTTGTACCCAGATATAGATAAGATCATCAAGATCATTATTGAAGAAGGGGTTCAAATTGTTTTTACCTCTGCAGGAAATCCTAAAACCTGGACCAAACACCTACAAGATCATGGCATCAAAGTAGTTCACGTAGTAAGCAGTGTAAAATTCGCATTAAAATCTCAAGAAGCAGGAGTAGATGCTGTAGTTGCCGAAGGTTTTGAAGCAGGAGGGCATAATGGTAGGGATGAGACCACAACTTTCACCCTGATCCCAATGGTCAAAGAGCAACTGGAAATCCCACTTATCGCCGCCGGAGGAATTGCAACTGGTAGAGGAATGCTTGCCGCAATGGTTCTAGGAGCAGATGGCGTGCAAATTGGTTCTCGCTTCGTGGCAAGTAATGAAGCGTCTTCTCATCCAAATTTCAAAAATAAAGTGGTGGAAGCCAAAGAAGGGGATACGCAATTAACTTTAAAAGAACTTGCACCCGTTCGCATGCTGAAAAACAAATTTTTTAATGAGATACAAGCTTTGTATCAGACTGCTCCCACAAAAGAAGAACTGATTAGCTTACTGGGACGCGCCCGTGCCAAAAAAGGGATGTTCGAAGGGGATCTGGATGATGGCGAATTAGAAATAGGCCAGATTTCAGGATTGATACATGATATAAAACCAGCAGGAGAAATTATTCAGGAGATTATTTCAGAATTTGAAACCGCTAAGCAAGAGGTAGCTAGCTTTTAA
- the mnmA gene encoding tRNA 2-thiouridine(34) synthase MnmA — protein MKKVVVGLSGGVDSSVTAYLLQQEGYEVIGLFMKNWHDDTVTISDECPWLDDSNDAMMVAEKLGIPFQTVDLSEEYKERIVDYMFREYELGRTPNPDVLCNREIKFDVFMKIALSLGADYVATGHYCRKGIIEKDGETIYQLLAGKDDNKDQSYFLCQLTQEQLSKTLFPIGELLKPEVRKIAAEQDLITADKKDSQGLCFIGKVRLPEFLQQKLKAKEGVIVEIDSQREQYQELPDNFSSKTEELEQLSRKFQYELTDGKVVGKHQGAHYFTKGQRKGLAVGGTPEPLFVIDTDVDENIIYTGQGKEHPGLFRKALFVSNKEVHWVRKDLAIAPDTELKVQGRIRYRQELQEATLHQTENGLYVVFEKAQSAITEGQFVAWYLEDELVGSGVIS, from the coding sequence ATGAAAAAAGTAGTTGTAGGCTTATCAGGGGGTGTAGATTCCAGTGTGACCGCATATTTGTTGCAGCAAGAGGGGTATGAAGTGATTGGTTTGTTTATGAAGAATTGGCACGATGACACCGTAACAATTTCTGATGAATGCCCATGGTTGGACGATAGCAACGATGCCATGATGGTTGCTGAAAAACTGGGAATTCCATTTCAAACGGTGGATCTAAGCGAGGAATATAAGGAACGGATTGTAGATTATATGTTTCGGGAATATGAACTGGGTAGAACCCCCAACCCCGATGTGCTTTGTAATAGGGAAATAAAATTTGATGTCTTCATGAAGATCGCGCTTTCTTTGGGAGCCGATTATGTAGCAACAGGACATTACTGTAGAAAAGGGATTATTGAGAAAGACGGGGAAACCATCTACCAGCTTTTGGCAGGAAAAGATGATAATAAAGACCAGTCTTATTTTTTGTGTCAGCTTACCCAGGAACAGCTTTCTAAAACCTTGTTCCCAATCGGGGAACTTTTAAAGCCCGAAGTTCGTAAAATTGCCGCGGAACAAGATTTGATCACTGCCGATAAAAAAGACTCTCAGGGACTTTGTTTTATTGGAAAGGTGAGATTGCCAGAATTTCTTCAGCAGAAACTGAAAGCAAAAGAAGGCGTAATTGTGGAAATAGATTCCCAGAGAGAACAATATCAAGAGCTACCAGATAACTTCAGCTCTAAAACTGAAGAATTGGAACAACTTTCAAGGAAATTCCAATATGAATTAACAGACGGAAAAGTTGTTGGAAAGCATCAGGGTGCACACTATTTCACTAAAGGACAAAGAAAAGGCCTGGCAGTTGGTGGAACCCCGGAACCTTTATTTGTGATAGATACAGATGTAGATGAGAACATCATCTATACCGGTCAAGGAAAAGAACATCCAGGATTGTTTAGAAAAGCCCTTTTTGTATCGAACAAGGAAGTTCATTGGGTGCGTAAAGATCTGGCAATTGCGCCAGATACCGAATTAAAAGTACAGGGAAGAATTAGATATAGGCAAGAATTACAGGAAGCTACTTTGCATCAAACCGAAAATGGCCTTTATGTGGTTTTCGAAAAAGCACAATCTGCTATTACCGAAGGACAATTCGTTGCTTGGTATCTGGAAGATGAGTTAGTAGGCTCTGGAGTGATTTCTTAA
- a CDS encoding lipocalin family protein: MKKIFLLFFSLALLTSCSSDDDERNAGDDKILGKWFVAEINNTGALNIEENDCNRQSFIDFKSNFKADSALYAEDGGECNVNTSENDDWSIVGESKYRFVIPFEGIGAQSGRVDFNEDFTKFTFYPDLFLGQNTNIVFEKR, from the coding sequence ATGAAAAAGATCTTTTTGCTATTTTTTAGCCTAGCATTATTAACATCTTGTAGCAGTGATGACGATGAACGAAACGCAGGAGACGATAAAATCCTTGGAAAGTGGTTTGTCGCTGAAATTAACAATACTGGAGCATTAAACATTGAAGAAAACGATTGCAATAGACAATCATTTATCGATTTTAAATCTAATTTTAAAGCAGATTCTGCCTTATATGCTGAAGATGGCGGGGAATGCAATGTAAATACTTCTGAAAATGACGATTGGAGTATTGTAGGTGAATCCAAATACCGCTTTGTAATTCCTTTCGAAGGAATTGGTGCTCAATCTGGAAGAGTAGATTTTAATGAAGATTTTACTAAATTTACATTCTATCCAGACTTATTTCTGGGTCAAAACACCAATATTGTTTTCGAAAAAAGATAA
- the yidC gene encoding membrane protein insertase YidC yields the protein MEEKKFDVQSLIGFFLIGGLLIWMLYNNSFENSDTEDKKDTIEQVETVPQEATTPQKEVASHEMDSMARARVQESLGTFGYSATLPSATNKTTKLSNDILDLSIDNKGGYISEARITKFKTYDSIPVYLIKDGNASLNLSFTTSDGRVINTKDMYFEPSLTESGNNQVLSMKLKVSESEYLEYVYVMKPGEYMLDFSIRSQGLRDVINSSNDVNLNWNLKGYRHSKSISYENRYTELAWEYEDGEDDYLGQGEMKDDEADDVTWIAFKQHFFSSILLTDTPFAKGKFVSKNLVEDEEIDTIYTKEFATSLPLELKGGELNYNMNWYYGPTDYKILNDYDRNLDEVVPLGWGIFGWINKYVFIPFFAFLSGVLPSYGLAIIVMTIVVRIVLSPVTYKSYLSQAKMKILRPEMNEINEKYKDNAMKKQQETMKLQSKAGASPLSGCLPALMQIPVFYALFQFFPSAFQLRQKGFLWADDLSSYDTIAELPFTIPFYGDHVSLFPILASIAIFIYMMMTTGQTMQNNQQPGMPNMKFIMYLSPIMMLFFFNNYASGLSLYYFTSNLITIGIMLVIKYVIIDEEKIHAKIQENKKKPKKQGKFARKMQEMMEQAEQQKNAKK from the coding sequence ATGGAAGAAAAAAAATTTGACGTACAATCCTTAATTGGGTTTTTCCTTATTGGTGGTCTTTTAATTTGGATGTTGTACAACAATTCCTTTGAAAATAGCGACACTGAAGATAAAAAGGATACCATAGAGCAGGTTGAGACTGTACCTCAAGAAGCTACTACTCCGCAAAAAGAAGTTGCTAGCCATGAGATGGATTCTATGGCACGAGCCAGAGTGCAGGAGTCATTGGGTACTTTTGGTTATTCGGCTACCTTGCCTTCAGCTACCAATAAGACTACTAAGCTTTCCAACGATATATTAGATCTAAGCATAGACAATAAAGGGGGTTATATTTCTGAAGCGAGAATTACCAAGTTTAAAACCTACGATTCTATACCGGTTTACCTAATTAAAGATGGAAATGCCTCTTTAAACTTAAGTTTCACAACTTCGGATGGACGAGTGATCAATACAAAAGACATGTATTTTGAGCCTTCCCTTACAGAAAGCGGAAACAATCAGGTGCTTTCCATGAAACTTAAGGTTTCAGAATCCGAATATCTGGAATATGTGTATGTGATGAAACCGGGAGAATATATGTTGGATTTCAGCATTCGTTCCCAAGGTTTAAGGGACGTTATAAATAGCTCCAATGATGTAAACCTTAACTGGAACTTAAAAGGATATCGCCATTCAAAAAGTATCTCTTATGAAAATAGATATACCGAGTTGGCTTGGGAATATGAAGATGGTGAGGATGATTATTTAGGTCAAGGGGAAATGAAAGATGATGAAGCAGACGATGTAACCTGGATTGCCTTTAAACAACACTTCTTTTCATCCATTTTGTTAACGGACACCCCTTTTGCCAAAGGAAAATTTGTTTCTAAGAACTTGGTAGAAGATGAAGAAATAGATACCATATATACCAAAGAATTTGCTACTAGCCTTCCCCTGGAATTAAAAGGCGGAGAGCTTAATTATAATATGAATTGGTACTACGGGCCAACAGATTATAAAATTCTAAACGATTACGATAGAAACTTAGATGAAGTTGTACCCTTGGGGTGGGGTATTTTTGGATGGATCAATAAATATGTATTTATTCCATTTTTCGCCTTTTTATCTGGGGTACTACCTAGTTACGGGCTTGCCATTATTGTGATGACCATTGTGGTAAGAATTGTGCTTTCCCCAGTGACTTATAAATCTTACCTGTCTCAGGCTAAAATGAAAATTTTACGCCCGGAAATGAACGAGATCAATGAGAAATATAAGGACAATGCCATGAAAAAGCAGCAGGAAACCATGAAACTGCAAAGTAAGGCAGGAGCGAGTCCTTTAAGCGGATGTTTGCCGGCCTTAATGCAGATTCCCGTCTTCTATGCCCTCTTTCAGTTCTTCCCGAGCGCTTTTCAATTAAGACAAAAGGGATTCCTATGGGCAGATGACCTATCTAGTTACGATACCATTGCAGAATTGCCGTTTACCATTCCATTTTATGGGGACCACGTAAGTTTGTTCCCTATATTGGCTTCTATCGCTATCTTCATCTACATGATGATGACGACTGGGCAAACCATGCAGAACAACCAGCAACCGGGAATGCCGAACATGAAATTTATCATGTACTTATCACCTATCATGATGTTGTTCTTTTTTAACAACTATGCCAGTGGACTTTCATTGTACTATTTTACATCTAATTTAATTACGATCGGGATCATGTTGGTTATTAAGTATGTAATTATAGATGAAGAAAAGATCCATGCCAAAATTCAGGAGAACAAAAAGAAACCTAAAAAGCAAGGTAAGTTTGCCAGAAAAATGCAGGAAATGATGGAGCAGGCAGAACAACAGAAAAATGCGAAGAAATAG
- a CDS encoding CTP synthase, whose protein sequence is MAETKYIFVTGGVSSSLGKGIIAASLAKLLQARGFKTTIQKLDPYINVDPGTLNPYEHGECYVTEDGAETDLDLGHYERFLNVKTSQANNVTTGRIYQSVIEKERRGEFLGKTVQVVPHITNEIKERIQILGKSGEYDIVITEIGGTVGDIESLPYIEAVRQLKWELGDDNALVIHLTLVPYLAAAGELKTKPTQHSVKTLMESGIKADILVCRTEHELSDEIRRKLAIFCNVRQEAVIQSIDASTIYDVPNLMLEEGLDTVVLKKLMLPDDTIPNLERWNQFLQRHKNPKYEVKIGLIGKYVELQDSYKSILESFIHAGAANEVKVIVESIHSEFINENTIKNKIAHLDGILVAPGFGERGVEGKIDAVRYARENNIPFLGICLGMQMAVIEFARNVLQLKNANSTEMDHETKHPVIDIMEAQKQVTHKGGTMRLGAWNCELSKGSLVKDIYKSDVISERHRHRYEYNNKYQNELENAGLKSTGINPETGLVEIVELEGHPWYVGVQYHPEYKSTVANPHPLFVGFVKAAVTHSKQKNSVKLTQNQ, encoded by the coding sequence ATGGCCGAAACCAAGTATATTTTTGTCACCGGCGGGGTTTCATCTTCTTTGGGAAAAGGAATTATCGCTGCTTCTTTGGCAAAACTATTACAAGCTCGTGGCTTTAAAACCACCATTCAGAAATTAGATCCTTACATAAATGTAGATCCTGGAACTTTGAACCCTTACGAACATGGCGAATGCTATGTGACAGAAGATGGTGCCGAAACCGACTTGGATCTTGGTCATTATGAGCGTTTTTTAAACGTAAAAACCTCACAGGCAAATAATGTAACTACCGGTAGAATTTACCAAAGCGTTATAGAAAAAGAACGCCGTGGCGAATTCTTGGGGAAGACGGTACAAGTTGTGCCACATATCACCAACGAAATCAAAGAACGTATCCAGATCCTTGGAAAAAGTGGGGAATATGATATTGTAATCACCGAGATAGGTGGTACGGTTGGAGATATAGAATCCTTGCCATATATAGAAGCTGTTAGACAACTTAAATGGGAGCTGGGAGATGATAATGCCTTGGTAATTCATCTAACCTTGGTGCCATACCTTGCTGCTGCCGGAGAACTTAAAACAAAGCCCACTCAACACAGTGTTAAAACCCTGATGGAGAGTGGGATAAAAGCTGATATCCTTGTGTGTAGAACAGAGCACGAGCTGTCAGACGAAATCCGAAGAAAACTTGCCATTTTCTGTAATGTTCGCCAAGAAGCGGTTATTCAATCTATAGATGCTTCAACTATTTACGACGTTCCCAACCTTATGTTGGAAGAAGGTTTGGATACGGTTGTGCTTAAAAAATTGATGTTGCCAGATGATACCATTCCAAATTTGGAACGTTGGAACCAGTTTTTACAACGCCATAAGAACCCCAAGTACGAAGTTAAAATAGGGCTTATTGGCAAGTATGTAGAACTTCAGGATTCATATAAATCCATATTGGAATCCTTTATTCACGCAGGTGCTGCAAATGAAGTGAAGGTGATCGTAGAAAGTATTCATTCAGAATTTATCAACGAGAACACCATCAAGAACAAGATCGCACATTTGGATGGAATTTTGGTAGCTCCAGGTTTCGGGGAGCGGGGAGTTGAAGGTAAAATTGATGCAGTGCGCTATGCCCGGGAAAATAATATTCCTTTCTTGGGGATTTGCCTTGGGATGCAAATGGCGGTTATAGAATTTGCGAGAAATGTGCTTCAGCTAAAAAATGCCAACTCTACAGAGATGGATCATGAAACCAAACATCCTGTTATAGATATTATGGAAGCGCAGAAACAAGTGACACATAAAGGGGGAACCATGAGATTGGGTGCTTGGAATTGTGAACTTTCTAAAGGTTCCCTTGTTAAGGATATTTACAAGTCTGATGTGATTTCAGAAAGACATAGACATAGGTATGAATACAACAACAAATACCAAAACGAATTGGAAAATGCCGGGTTAAAGAGCACAGGGATAAATCCTGAAACCGGTTTGGTGGAGATCGTGGAATTAGAAGGTCATCCTTGGTATGTTGGGGTGCAATATCACCCAGAATACAAGAGCACCGTAGCGAATCCTCATCCCCTATTTGTTGGTTTTGTGAAAGCTGCCGTAACCCATTCAAAACAAAAAAACAGTGTCAAATTGACACAAAATCAATAA
- a CDS encoding DUF3820 family protein — MEIKPDKKALIELAYAKMYFGKYKGLFLSEIPEYYLIWYRQKGFPEGTLGDQLQQVTELKVNGMESILRNIRLRYPNN; from the coding sequence ATGGAGATAAAACCCGATAAAAAAGCACTTATAGAACTAGCCTATGCGAAAATGTATTTTGGAAAATACAAAGGCCTGTTCCTTTCGGAGATCCCAGAATATTACCTTATTTGGTACCGCCAAAAAGGTTTTCCAGAAGGAACGTTGGGAGATCAACTACAACAAGTAACCGAATTAAAGGTGAACGGGATGGAAAGCATTCTTCGCAATATTAGATTGAGATACCCTAATAACTAG
- a CDS encoding two-component system response regulator, which yields MNSIILVDDQSITNFITRKLLEIEDVQIPVKDFTNPVEALELILQQKEQKNIIILDLNMPEMSGWEFLDKLVENNHTPTIIILTSSTSDLDRDKASQYNFVKDYIIKPLNQNKVSELCVKHCK from the coding sequence ATGAATTCAATTATACTCGTGGACGATCAATCCATCACAAATTTCATTACTCGAAAATTATTGGAAATTGAAGATGTTCAAATTCCTGTAAAAGATTTCACTAATCCGGTAGAAGCCTTGGAACTGATTCTACAACAAAAAGAACAAAAAAACATTATTATTCTTGATCTCAACATGCCCGAGATGAGTGGGTGGGAGTTTTTAGATAAACTGGTAGAAAATAATCACACTCCCACAATTATAATTCTTACCTCTAGCACCAGCGATCTAGATCGAGATAAAGCTTCTCAATATAATTTTGTAAAAGATTATATTATTAAACCGCTCAATCAAAATAAGGTTTCCGAATTATGTGTGAAGCATTGTAAGTAA
- a CDS encoding histidine kinase → MQDVSKNSAQLYRITYEAYSKFANKISRCQTLKEVGEVSKTHLKYLLNYHIIRLSIEQGDKYLFFSITKSGVDYDFEEKSEMLGHEKDLLEKEIPIYTNNVPMEWLKRNMDTSLLEKPEMWAWLFNNNGRKVTVTLISDKNKAFTVADLEILKLAVDCFEAKFHEIYLAKMLYAKNKSLLEALETIRSKNSEIQNIVNNQKQIIEQRTSEIVEKNKKLLHISVLNAHNIREPLSRIQGLIGLFPHFTNEEIRQDLIPKIETSAEEMDRELQAAIKMATQELKILKIENE, encoded by the coding sequence ATGCAAGATGTTTCTAAAAATTCCGCCCAGCTTTATAGGATCACTTATGAGGCTTACTCGAAGTTTGCTAACAAAATAAGTAGATGCCAGACTCTAAAAGAAGTTGGTGAAGTATCGAAAACTCATTTAAAATATCTTTTAAATTATCACATAATTCGTCTTTCCATAGAACAGGGGGATAAATATCTGTTTTTCTCTATAACAAAAAGTGGGGTAGATTATGATTTTGAAGAAAAATCTGAAATGTTGGGTCATGAAAAGGACTTATTGGAAAAAGAGATCCCAATATATACCAATAATGTCCCAATGGAATGGTTGAAAAGGAATATGGACACTTCCTTGCTAGAAAAACCTGAAATGTGGGCTTGGCTGTTTAATAATAACGGAAGAAAGGTTACTGTCACCTTAATTTCTGATAAAAACAAGGCCTTTACTGTTGCCGATCTTGAAATCTTAAAACTTGCGGTGGATTGTTTTGAAGCTAAATTCCATGAGATTTATTTGGCTAAAATGCTATATGCAAAGAATAAATCGCTTCTTGAGGCACTGGAAACTATAAGATCAAAAAATAGTGAGATCCAGAATATTGTCAATAATCAAAAACAAATTATTGAGCAAAGAACAAGTGAAATTGTCGAGAAAAATAAGAAATTATTGCATATTTCAGTATTAAACGCACATAATATCAGGGAGCCTTTATCCAGAATTCAAGGATTAATTGGGCTTTTTCCTCATTTCACAAATGAAGAAATTAGACAAGACTTAATTCCAAAAATTGAAACTTCAGCAGAAGAAATGGATAGAGAACTTCAAGCGGCAATAAAAATGGCAACCCAAGAATTGAAAATCTTGAAAATTGAAAACGAATGA